The DNA region TGAAAGTTTCGTATTCATTGAATCGCAAAGACTTACTGATCTTTTCCCGATTTTTAAGTGAGCAAAGAATTGATCTGCAGGCAGATTTTTGAAGCGTGATCTTTCCAAGCTTCATCAGTTCACCTTTGGTGAATGGAACCTTGCTTTCTAGATGGAGAGTTTTAGTTGAAAAACTTTGCGTTTAACAATGTCGATTCACTTTTGAATTTTATTTTTTTCTTGCAAGTTTGCTCATAAAGTGCAGCACGAAAACAACGATGATTCCTAAGATTCCTGCCGACATTGAAAGTATGAATTTAGAATTCTCCTCGTGCCAAAAACCCAAATTCCACTCCATTACATAAAGGTTGAAGCCGATGAAGATCACGAAAAGTGCGAGGAAAATCTTATAGAAAAGTTGCATTGTTGCGGTTTTAAAATTTAATATACTGCGTAAAAAGCTGCGCGAAATTAGCGGTAAACAGCTTGATTGAAATCGCCAAAAGTACAATCCCGAAAACTTTCTGCAAAACCTGCAGGGTTCCATCTCCCAATTTTTCTTCGATCCAGTTTGCCGATTTCAGCACCAAATATACGAAAATGATGTTGATCAGTATCGCCAAAATAATGTTGATGTCGTGGTATGCGGAACGAATGGAAAGAATCGTGGTCAAAACTCCCGCACCTGCAACCAGCGGAAACGCGATCGGCACGATGGAAGCAGATTTCGCTTCGGTATTTTTCTGAATTTCGATGCCAAGAATCATTTCTACCGCGATGATGAAGATTACGAAAGCTCCTGCAATAGCGAAGGAATTCACGTCAACTCCGATCAGTTTCAGGATTTTATTTCCGATGAAAAGAAAGGCAATCATCAAAGCTGCTGCAACCAACGATGCGCGTTCTGCCTCGATTTTTCCGAATTTTTTCTTGAGTCCAACGATAATCGGAACGGAGCCCACAATATCGATTACGGCAAAAAGAACCATGGTCGCCGTAAGCGTTTCTTTGACGGAGAAATGTTCTAACATTTTTTGAAATTATTAATTTCGCAAAAATATAAAAATAAAATGATTATTTTATAATCTGGGAAAATAAGGAGGTAATTCCGTTCAATAGCTCATCAATACGTTCTTTGCTTTGCATTGGTGAATATTTTTCGAAATGGATTTGCTCGGAGAGTACTCGGTATTGGTCGGCAAATTGTGGTCCTTTTGTTTCTTCAATGAATTTTCTGAACCCGCTTTCGTCGGAAATCGAGTTTTGTTTTTTCACATCTTCCTTCAGATCTTCATAAGCCGAAAAGAATGTTGAAAAATTTTCATTTTCTTTCAGTTTTCTTAAATATTCGATATTCTCTTCGAAGGTGGTTCCGAAATCTTTTCGAATGAGTTCCTCAGTTTCGGCAATGGTTTTGGATGGAGCAGGAGCGTCGGTTACAGGAACCAGTCGCTTTTTCTGCTTTCTTTTAGAAACAACCATAAACATTCCCACCACAGAAATCAGCAAAGCAAGATTTCCTGCAACAATTTTCCAGTTGATGCGGTTTTTGTCCTTTTCCTTAACCTTTAAGTTTACGGTATTCAGAACAGGTGTGTTTACGGTTTCCAGCACATTGTTGGTGATGTCGTTTACTTTTTCCAAAGTCGATTTTGCCGCATCGATTTCCTCTGGAGTTTTCACATTCAGCGCAATCGCTTTCGAACCAAGGTCCACATATTTTTGGGAATTGGGATCAAAGAAGGAGAAGTTTTCGAAACCTACGGTAACCAATCCTGGTTTTTTGGGAACCACAACATATTCAGCAATAATGTCGCCCGAAAGATTATCATCACGGGTTACTGCATTTGAAGTAATTTTCGGAGGATACGCAACATAATCTGCGGAATGCAGAATCTTCGGCAAGTGCAGCGTTCCAAAGTTACCCGCACCAGAAAGTTTTAGCGAAACATTCAGTGGTTTTTCAACTTCGGCAACGTCATTTTTGTTGAGGTTTGCAACTGAGACATCGAATTTTCCTACCGCGTTTTTGAAGTGTTCCGGCATTCCTGCGGGAAGTTTCTTAACGTTCAGTTTTACTTTGTTGGAGACGATTCTGTTTTCGGCGGATGAATTCGCAACCGATGCAGAAACAGGGTTGATCTCAATATTTCCCGATTCGGATGGGAAAATCATAAACACCGCAATCACCTGAGAATTCATTCCTGCGGAAGATTCGATTTCCGATTTGGCAAAACTAACGGGTTTGATGTTGACATTTCTTTGATGCGGAACCTGGATGTTTCTAAGATTCCTGAAACTGCCGTAATTTCTGCTGTAGGCACGCAAAACCGCAATCGTGGATTCGTTTTTATAAACTTCTCGGTCCTGAACTTCAAGATTCAGGTAAACATCGTTGCTTTCGGTATTGGCAGCAACGGAGGATCGTTTTTCAGCATCACGAACGTTGATTTCGAATGGTTCAGTTTTGTAGATTTTTCCGTTTACCGTCACGAGTACCGAACCAATCTTGATTTTCCCCGACTGTTTCGGACTTAAAACCAGTTGATAAACCATCTGGTTCAAAACATCACCTCTTTTTGCATCGAGCACGATCGTGTTCTGCTCCGATGCGGTTCCGATGATGTCGAATTTGGAGAGATCGGGCATTCTGAGCGGCGTTTCCTGCTGCATATTTTCACCGCTGATTTCCAGGATCACATTTAGGTTGAAGCGCTGGTTCAGCTTGGCTTCCTTCACGTCAGAGACAGCCAAGGTGACCTGGCTGTATGCAAACAGTGATGAAAAAATTGACAATATGTAGAGTATTCGCTGCTTCATTTACCAGTCCTTCTCGTTGCTTTGCGGCATCGAATAGGAATTTTTGTTGAGGATCCTTTTCGCTGTTTCCCGTTCTTTGTTTTCTACTCTGTTTAGGATTTGGTTTTCTAAGTCTTTCGGCATCTGGTCCGAATTGTTGTTTTTATTTTCGTTCGGGTCTTTTCCTTCGCCTTCGCCTTTGTTCTGTTCACCGCTTCCTTGCTGCTGTTTCGGCGTGTTTCCTTTATCGTTGCCTTGGTTTTGGTCTTTGTTGTCGTCTTTTCCTCCTCCTCCGCCAGAATTGTTTTTCTGCTGCTGTTGCTCTTTTTCCTTCTCTTTCAGCATTGCGATTTCGTAATTTTTACGGATGGTTTCGTTGTACGGATCCTGTTTCAGCGCCTTTTTGTAGAGTTGGGCGGCTTTTTCGGAATCGTTCATCATCATTTGGGAATTTCCCAGGTTGTAGAGTGCCGCAGCTTTGTCGGGGAGGGTTTGCGAAAGTTTTTCGGCTTTTTCGAATTCGGCTTTTGCTTCTTCGTATTTGCCGCTTTTGTAGAGGGAATTACCAAGATTGTAGTGCGCCGTGAATTCTTTTTCGTTCAGTTTCGCGGCTTCCATATATTTTGAGGAAGCAGATTCGTAGTTCTTTTTGTCGAACTGTTGGTTTCCTTTAAAAATGAGGGTTTTGTAACTTTCCTGTGCAGAAAGAAACACCATTCCGAAAAGCACCAATACTGCCGATAAAATAGCATTTGTGTTCATTACTGCAAAATTATTCCTTTAATTGTTAAGGTTGAAGCACGAAACTGTTAAATTTCGGTTAAAATCCTGCTTAAACACGTTGATTTATAGTTAAATATTAAACTCCCTTTTCGGATTGAGGAGAAGAATCAGCAAAAAGAAAAAGATGGAGACACCCAAAAAATATTGGTAATAATGAATGGCGTTCTGCGACTTCACGATACTTTCTGATGAGGTGGAAGTTTTCTTCAGTCCGTCGATAATTTGAGCGGTCGCATTGTCGAGGTTGTTTCCATCCACATAGGTTCCGCCTGTTTCGGCGGCGATATTCTGCAGCGCGTTGATCTGTCTTTTAGAAATCACGGTTTGTCCCGTCATATCGTTTTTGTAGCCCATCAACTGACCGAAAACGTATTCGGGAATCGGCGCGCCTTCCTCTGTCCCAATTCCGACGGTGATCACAGAGATTCCTTCGCGGTTGGCTTCTTTGATGGCGGCTTTTTCATTTCCCTCATTGTCTTCGCCGTCGCTCAACAAAACGACCTTTCTTGAACCTTTTGCCACGTTTTTGAATTTTTCGGCAACAGTTTTCATCCCGCTCAGGAAATCTGTTCCCTGTATTTTTATGATGTTGGTTTCGATTCCGCCGATATAGGTTTCTGCTGCAGTAAAGTCTGTGGTTAAAGGCATTATTGATGATGCCTCACCCGCAAAAACTACAATTCCCACCTTGTCGTTGGTCATCTTGTTCATGGTTTGGACGATGATGTTTTTCGCTTCGTCCAAACGGTTGGGTTGCACATCCTGTGCATTCATCGAGTTGGAGACATCGAGCAGGAAGATCACATTGTTCATCTTCTGCTTAGTCTTTACTTCTTCGGAACCGCTCAGCAAATCAACGATGGAAAGAACCAGAAATAGCGTCGCAATCAAGTAAAGAACGGGTAAAACTTTGGAGAAACCCGATTTTTTTTCAAACAAAGTTTCCTGGAAACGGCTTTCAGCGAAAGTGTCTTTTCTGCGGTTTTTCCACCTCACGAAATTCAGCATCAGAAATCCGAGCAGCGGCAGAAGCAACAGCAGCGATAAATACCAATAATTTCCTAAGTACCAGTTCATTTAGAGGGTTTGGAGTTTGAGGTTTGAGGTTTGACGTTGTTTGAGGTTATTTGAGGTGGTTTGATTCGAGTTTCGAGTTTCAAGTTTCAAAACATAATTGTCACATTGTTAAATTGTTACATTGTTAAATTGTTCCATTTCCAAATTTCCAAATTATCAAATTTCCAAATTTTCTTCAGCTTAAAAACTTATAAAACACCCATCTCAACAGTGCATCCAAAAGCAGTATCGCCAAAGCGATCCACAGAAATTGCCGGAAATATTCCTGGTAATTGTAGAGCTTGGTGGTTTTCAGTTCGGATTTTTCGAGGTGGTTGATTTCGTTATACACTTCCTCCAAACTTTGGTTGGAGGTAGCGCGGAAATATTTTCCGCCCGTAGTTTCTGCAATTTCGCGCAGAACGGGTTCGTCGATTTTCACTTCTACTTCGTTGAAAACCAAATCACCGAAAATATCTGTTTGAGTCGGCATCAGTGCATAACCGTTGGTTCCGATTCCGATGCTGTACACCTTGATGTCGTTGGATTTTGCCAATTGTGCGCCGATTTGCGGCGGCATCGCATTTTCAATCGTATTTACACCGTCGGTCATCAGAATAATGATTTTCGATTTCGCTTTGCTGTGTCGCAAATGACTTACCGCAACCGAAAGTCCTTCTCCAATCGCTGTTCCTGGCTGCAGTTCGAGCGGATTCAGATTCTCGAGTTCGTCCAGAATAATTGCTTGGTCGGAAGTGACGGGAACTTTAGTGAAAGCTTCTCCGGAATACGTCACCAAACCAATTCTGTCGCCTGGTCTTTGATTGACAAATTTTTTGGCGATTTTCTTCAGCGCGGTCAATCGGTCAGGTTCCAAATCTTTTGCTAACATACTGAGCGAAACATCGACGGAGAGCATAATGTCGATGCCTTTCGAGTCGTCATCATTTTGCGACACGGCGAAAGTTCGCGGACGAGCCATTGCGATAATCAGCGCGGAAAGGATGAGGTATTTCGAAATCTTCAGCAGAAAAAGGACAAAGAGAATTCCTTTGTTTTCCTCCATTTTCGCAGTCGTCGGAACTTTGATTCCCGTCCGTTTCTTTTTCCTCATATCAAGGATCAGAAGCGGGATAAACGCCAAAAACAGCAGCAAAAACCACGGGCTGTAAAACTCGAAATTCATTAAATCAAAATTCATTTATACGCCTGTTCTTAATTGTTCTGCCTCCAAATCTTTGGACGAGCGTTTCACAAAATTCTTAATGTCTTCAAAATCCTTCGACATCGTTTGCTGGTCGGGGAAAGTCTTGGCAAATTTCACCAGGTCTCCCCGCACAAAAACTTCTTCCACGATTTTTTCATTTTGGGGGGAAATGGTGTTGTTGAGTTTCATCACATCGATCAAATCGTCGGTCAGCAATACATCTGCGGGAATTTTGTACTGTTTGGTGATAAAGTTTCGCGAAATATCGATCAGCTCCACATAGAACATACGGAAGTCGCCATTCTCGATAAACTTTTTCTTTCTGAGTTTCTCCAGATCCTTCAAGGTTTGGTTGGTCATCATCACAGGCGAAGATTTTCTTCGTTTCGCATATTTCACAATGTTCCAGATGATGAAGATGAGTGCAAGGAGCGTCAGTATTCCCAAAATGTACCATTTGTAAAGTTCCCAATAATCTTTCACATCGAGTTTTACCTCTTTGTTTTTCATAATGTCGTTGATCTGGTCGCCTTTCTGCGCGGTATTGATCACTTCAACTTCGTAGGGAATTGTGTGGTAAAGCTGGTCGCCAATTTTGAAATCCAAAGCGGGAATGGTGAATTTTCCTTCCTCAAAGATCTGGAATTCCACCGTCCGTTCGTACATATCCATCTGTTTGCTGATGCTGTCCTTCACCGTTTCAAAATGGAAGGGAAGCAGCTCGTTTTTTGGGGAAGACTGCACATCTTTCCCCTGAAGATTGGAAATGTTGACTTTATAAATGCCCACTTCTCCCAAAGCAAGCGTCTTCTTGTCGAGTTTAGACCCGAGAACCTGCGAGAAAGCTAAAACGCTAAGGAAACTGAAAATGGTAAATAATATTTTTTTCAAAATCTTTTCTTTTTTCAAATGAGACACGCGATAAATCGAGTCTCTACACAAAATTATCGTTTCTGAAAATACTGATACAGAAACTTCGAATAATCTTCCCCCGTATTGATATTCATAAAACTTGCCGACGAATTTTCAAAATCTTCTGTTACCTGTCTTACTTTCTGTTTTTGGTTTTCGGCGAAAACATAACGCCATCTTGCACTGGAAGTATTTGCCCAAACCTGTTTCCCCGTTTCCGCATCGGTGAAAAGCGCGTAACCGATGTCAGGAATCTCATTGTCTTTTTCATCAAAAATCCTCATTCCGAGGAGTTGGTGCTTTTTCGAGGCGACCCTCAGAATCTTTAAATCATAGGAATCCTCAAAATCCGAAAACATAAAAAGCAATGATTTCTTCTTGAAAACACTCATCATATATTGAAGGGCGTCATCGATTTTGGATTCTGCAGGAACATAATCGGCGCTCAGAATCGTACTGATGATCGCCAAAATATGCTTCCTCCCTTTTTGTGGCGGGATGACTTTATAGACTTTGTCGGCGAAGAGGATCAGTCCGACCTTATCATTATTTCCTGCGGCTGAAAACCCTAAACTTGCACAGATTTCGGCAACGAATTCACGTTTCAGCTGGGTTTTGGTTCCGTAATCCATCGACGCAGAAATATCGACCAGGAGCATCATCGTGAGTTCCCGCTCTTCTTCCATCACTTTTACGAACGGTTCGCGAAAACGGGCGGTCTTGTTCCAATCGATCCTGCGGATTTCATCGCCGAACTGATACGGACGAACTTCAGAAAAAGTCATTCCCTGTCCTTTGAATGCGCTGTGATATTGCCCCATCAAAGTCTGCTCCGTCTTTTTTCTCGTACGGATTTCAATCTGCTTAACTTTTTTGATGATGTCCTTGATGTCCATTCTAATGTAAAAATGTATCAATTTAACAATGTAACAATTTTGTGAATTTAAGATTGGTACATTGGTAGATTCTTAGATTGGCAAATTAAATTACGGTGCCTGTTTTTTTAATGATTCCAACGCTGCGATATCGTTCGTTGCTCCGCAACTTGTAACTTTTGCCTTGTTTCTTGCTTCTTGAAAAAGCGGAACTTTTTTACGGTGCCTGTATTTTCCCTAAAATCTTATTGATGATTTCGTCGGCGGTGATTTCTTCTGCTTCGGCTTCGAAACTCAGTCCGATTCGGTGGCGGAGAACGTCTTTTGCGATTTCTTTCACGTCTTCAGGAATTACGAATGCGCGGTTTTTCAGGAATGCGAAAGCGCGGGCTGCAATTGCCAAATTGATGGAAGCTCTCGGTGAAGCTCCGAAACTGATGTAGTTTTTCAGTTCGGCAAGTCCGTATTTTTCTGGGAAACGGGTGGCAAAAACCATATCGAGAATATATTTCTCGATTTTTTCGTCCACATAGATTTGATTGATAAGCTCTTTTGCCTCCACAACATTTTGCAGCGTAATCACAGGTTTGATCTGCGGTTGGTGCGATGTTGCGACCATCTGCATAATTTTTCTCTCGTCCTCGAAATCGGGATAGGTGATCGTGCATTTCAGCATAAAACGGTCGCTTTGTGCTTCAGGTAAAAGATACGTTCCTTCCTGATCGATTGGGTTTTGTGTTGCCAAAACAAGGAAGGGTTTCGGAAGCGGCATTGTTTCATCACCGATGGTTACTTGTTTTTCCTGCATTGCTTCCAGTAACGCCGACTGCACTTTCGAGGGAGCACGGTTGATTTCGTCCGCAAGAACAAAATTGGCGAAGATCGGTCCGCGCTTGATGGAGAAATCATTGTCTTTAATATTGTACATCATCGTTCCCACAACGTCGGCGGGAAGAAGGTCGGGTGTAAACTGAATTCTGGAAAAGTCGCCGTGAACCGCATCCGCCAAAGTTTTGATCGCCAAAGTTTTCGCCAATCCAGGAACTCCTTCCAAGAGAATGTGTCCGTTGCCGAGAAGTCCGATCAACAGGCGATCCACCATATATTCCTGTCCGATAATTGCCTTGTTGATTTCCTGTTTTAAAAGCGAAAAAAAGTAATTCTGCTCCCTTACTTTTTCTGTCAATTGTCTGATATCTTCCGCTTGATGTAGTTCTGACATAGGTTTCCTAAAATTTAATCGGTAAATTTCTAATAATTACCGATGCTAATCAACACAATTAATGCCAATATAGCGTTAAACTTTGTTAAAAAGAACGGCGTCCACAACTTAAATAAGAAGATAAAGCCAATGAGAGCTGGTCACTTTTGCCTTTGGACTTGAATTTTTGCTCCTCGGACTTCGCTCTCCCATCTCCCATCTTCCATCTTCGGTCTTCGTACTTCGGACTTCCATCTTTTTTCACTACTTTTGAAGCATAAAACTCTCGAAATGAACTATCATTTTCAGGCACACCGACAGGTGCGGAAAAACCTGCTCGAAATCCTTCAGCAAAATTCACTTCAGGACCTGCTCTTAATTCCCGACGGTTTCAACAACAATATGTACTGGAACATCGCGCACACCGTTGCAACGCAGCAGTTGTTGTGCTATTACCTGAGCGGAAATCCCTTCAGGATCGATAAATACTGGATTGAAACCTACAAAAAGGGAACGCTTCCCAACCTAAACGTGCAACAGTCGGAAGTGGATGACCTCTGTTTTCTGCTTACGGAAACTTCAAAAATCCTGATGAAGGATTACGACGCCGATTTCTTTTCCGACTACACTCCTTATACCACCAGTTTCGGTTTGGATCTTAAGAACATCCAGGATGCGATCATCTTCAACAATATGCACGAAAGCTTGCATTACGGTTATGCGATGGCGCAGAAGCGGGCGATTCTTGGGGAGAAGTTTTAACTTAATTAATAAATAATAATGAATAATTAATAATTGGTTGTAAAAGCAAACGAAGTTTGATCAATCTTGAGTTAAGCATTATTCATTATTAATTCTTCATTATTCCTTACAAAAAATATGAAAGACGACTTTATTTTCGGTTTGCGCCCTGTAATCGAAGCGATTGAAGCGGGGAAAACCATCGACAAGATATTTTTGCAGAATGCTTTGCAGGGACCGATTTACGCGGAACTGAAAGCGCTTCTAAGCAAGCATAAAATCCGCCCGAACTACGTTCCCGTGGAGAAGCTGAACCGCTTCACCCGAAAAAATCATCAGGGAGTGGTGGCTTTTATTTCCGATGTGCCGTTTGAAAAAATCGAGGACGTGCTCCCGCAACTTTTTGAAGAGGGAAAAACTCCCTTTCTCCTAATTCTTGACCGTTTGACAGATGTAAGAAATTTCGGAGCGATCTGCAGAACCGCGGAATGTGTCGGAATTCACGCAGTGATTTTACCAGAAAAAGGAGCGGCTCCCATTAATTCGGATGCGATTAAAACTTCTGCAGGCGCGATTTACAGCCTAAAAATCTGCAAAGAAAAAAATCTTGCACACGCGGTAGATTTCCTTCAGCAATCGGGAGTACAGGTTTTTGCCGCGACCGAAAAAGCCCAGAAATTAGTTTACGAAGTCGATTTCACCGAACCATGCGCGTTGGTGATGGGAAATGAAGAGACAGGAATTTCCAAGGAAGTGCTTCATCATTCCGATGAGAAAATCAAACTCCCAATCGAGGGAAGAACCCAGTCGCTGAATGTTTCCGTAGCTTGTGGAGCAATTCTTTACGAGGCGGTGAGGCAAAAATTGGGTAAGTGAGTTGGAGTGTGGGTGAGTTGATGAGTGATGAAATTGAGTTTTGCAAATTTATACGATGATGAAATTTCAAATTACAAATAAAAAAAGATTTTTATCTTTATTTAAAATTTGGAAGGATGCAGAAGAACACCGTAACCAAAAGTGACATTAGGAATTATATTCGCGAGGTCATTATCACCAAAATAGAAAAGTTAGAAAAATTCATAGAATTCACTCTTGATGCAAGCCGCGAAATCAAGAAAACTCCGAAATATGACTCAATCCGAGAGGAAATGCAGGAGGAAATCTACCAAATGCAGAAACAGCTTGCCTCGCTGAACGACCTTAGAAGAAATTTGACAAAAGTTCTGAATACGCCAACCGACAAAGTCCAGCTCGGTTCAGTGGTGTTTACCAACAAAGCAAGATTTTATATATCAGTTTCGCTGGGCGAGTTTTTCTTTGAAGGAGACCGTTTCTATGCGATTTCTGAAGAAAGTCCGATGGCAAAAATAATGTTCGGCAAAAAACAGGGCGACTCTTTTGTGCTCAACAATATTAGTCAAACCATCGAAGAGGTAATGTAATATGGAAGATTCAAAGCCGACTAAGCAAGAAAAAGCTGCCATTCTAAAAGGGATTATCAAATCCAGACGAAGCGTCTTTCCGAAAAACTATTCTGATGAAAAAATTGATGATGAAATTCTAGAAGAAATTCTTGAATCCGCCAATTTTGCCCCGAATCACAAGCGGACAAAACCTGTCCGTTTGAAAGTCTTTCGTGGCGAAGAAAAATCGAAATTCGGACTTAAACTGGCAGAAATCTACAAATCTACAACGCGACCAGAAGTTTTTCTTGAGAAAAAATACATCGACATTACCAATAAAATTTCGAAGACCGACACGTTATTGGCTATTTGTGTGAACTTCAGTGGTTTGGTTCCCGAATGGGAGGAAATTGCTTCTGCCGCAATGTCTGTGCAGAATATGTATCTTACTTGTACGGTTTACGGAATCGGATGTTATTGGAGCACGCCTGGAATGATTGTCCATCTTGGCGATTTTCTTGGTCTTGAAGAAAACCAGCGGTGCATCGGTCTTTTTTATATGGGTAAAGTCAAAGAAGATCAGTCTTCGTAAACCACATATTTCGTGCGAATTTTTTCGAAAGCATCTAAATCTTTTTGCCAAGATTGTCTAATTTCTACTTCAGTTTTACCTGCGATAA from Chryseobacterium suipulveris includes:
- a CDS encoding MarC family protein, whose translation is MLEHFSVKETLTATMVLFAVIDIVGSVPIIVGLKKKFGKIEAERASLVAAALMIAFLFIGNKILKLIGVDVNSFAIAGAFVIFIIAVEMILGIEIQKNTEAKSASIVPIAFPLVAGAGVLTTILSIRSAYHDINIILAILINIIFVYLVLKSANWIEEKLGDGTLQVLQKVFGIVLLAISIKLFTANFAQLFTQYIKF
- a CDS encoding BatD family protein — translated: MKQRILYILSIFSSLFAYSQVTLAVSDVKEAKLNQRFNLNVILEISGENMQQETPLRMPDLSKFDIIGTASEQNTIVLDAKRGDVLNQMVYQLVLSPKQSGKIKIGSVLVTVNGKIYKTEPFEINVRDAEKRSSVAANTESNDVYLNLEVQDREVYKNESTIAVLRAYSRNYGSFRNLRNIQVPHQRNVNIKPVSFAKSEIESSAGMNSQVIAVFMIFPSESGNIEINPVSASVANSSAENRIVSNKVKLNVKKLPAGMPEHFKNAVGKFDVSVANLNKNDVAEVEKPLNVSLKLSGAGNFGTLHLPKILHSADYVAYPPKITSNAVTRDDNLSGDIIAEYVVVPKKPGLVTVGFENFSFFDPNSQKYVDLGSKAIALNVKTPEEIDAAKSTLEKVNDITNNVLETVNTPVLNTVNLKVKEKDKNRINWKIVAGNLALLISVVGMFMVVSKRKQKKRLVPVTDAPAPSKTIAETEELIRKDFGTTFEENIEYLRKLKENENFSTFFSAYEDLKEDVKKQNSISDESGFRKFIEETKGPQFADQYRVLSEQIHFEKYSPMQSKERIDELLNGITSLFSQIIK
- a CDS encoding tetratricopeptide repeat protein, yielding MNTNAILSAVLVLFGMVFLSAQESYKTLIFKGNQQFDKKNYESASSKYMEAAKLNEKEFTAHYNLGNSLYKSGKYEEAKAEFEKAEKLSQTLPDKAAALYNLGNSQMMMNDSEKAAQLYKKALKQDPYNETIRKNYEIAMLKEKEKEQQQQKNNSGGGGGKDDNKDQNQGNDKGNTPKQQQGSGEQNKGEGEGKDPNENKNNNSDQMPKDLENQILNRVENKERETAKRILNKNSYSMPQSNEKDW
- a CDS encoding vWA domain-containing protein, which encodes MNWYLGNYWYLSLLLLLPLLGFLMLNFVRWKNRRKDTFAESRFQETLFEKKSGFSKVLPVLYLIATLFLVLSIVDLLSGSEEVKTKQKMNNVIFLLDVSNSMNAQDVQPNRLDEAKNIIVQTMNKMTNDKVGIVVFAGEASSIMPLTTDFTAAETYIGGIETNIIKIQGTDFLSGMKTVAEKFKNVAKGSRKVVLLSDGEDNEGNEKAAIKEANREGISVITVGIGTEEGAPIPEYVFGQLMGYKNDMTGQTVISKRQINALQNIAAETGGTYVDGNNLDNATAQIIDGLKKTSTSSESIVKSQNAIHYYQYFLGVSIFFFLLILLLNPKREFNI
- a CDS encoding vWA domain-containing protein, which codes for MNFDLMNFEFYSPWFLLLFLAFIPLLILDMRKKKRTGIKVPTTAKMEENKGILFVLFLLKISKYLILSALIIAMARPRTFAVSQNDDDSKGIDIMLSVDVSLSMLAKDLEPDRLTALKKIAKKFVNQRPGDRIGLVTYSGEAFTKVPVTSDQAIILDELENLNPLELQPGTAIGEGLSVAVSHLRHSKAKSKIIILMTDGVNTIENAMPPQIGAQLAKSNDIKVYSIGIGTNGYALMPTQTDIFGDLVFNEVEVKIDEPVLREIAETTGGKYFRATSNQSLEEVYNEINHLEKSELKTTKLYNYQEYFRQFLWIALAILLLDALLRWVFYKFLS
- a CDS encoding BatD family protein, with the translated sequence MLKKILFTIFSFLSVLAFSQVLGSKLDKKTLALGEVGIYKVNISNLQGKDVQSSPKNELLPFHFETVKDSISKQMDMYERTVEFQIFEEGKFTIPALDFKIGDQLYHTIPYEVEVINTAQKGDQINDIMKNKEVKLDVKDYWELYKWYILGILTLLALIFIIWNIVKYAKRRKSSPVMMTNQTLKDLEKLRKKKFIENGDFRMFYVELIDISRNFITKQYKIPADVLLTDDLIDVMKLNNTISPQNEKIVEEVFVRGDLVKFAKTFPDQQTMSKDFEDIKNFVKRSSKDLEAEQLRTGV
- a CDS encoding DUF58 domain-containing protein — encoded protein: MDIKDIIKKVKQIEIRTRKKTEQTLMGQYHSAFKGQGMTFSEVRPYQFGDEIRRIDWNKTARFREPFVKVMEEERELTMMLLVDISASMDYGTKTQLKREFVAEICASLGFSAAGNNDKVGLILFADKVYKVIPPQKGRKHILAIISTILSADYVPAESKIDDALQYMMSVFKKKSLLFMFSDFEDSYDLKILRVASKKHQLLGMRIFDEKDNEIPDIGYALFTDAETGKQVWANTSSARWRYVFAENQKQKVRQVTEDFENSSASFMNINTGEDYSKFLYQYFQKR
- a CDS encoding AAA family ATPase gives rise to the protein MSELHQAEDIRQLTEKVREQNYFFSLLKQEINKAIIGQEYMVDRLLIGLLGNGHILLEGVPGLAKTLAIKTLADAVHGDFSRIQFTPDLLPADVVGTMMYNIKDNDFSIKRGPIFANFVLADEINRAPSKVQSALLEAMQEKQVTIGDETMPLPKPFLVLATQNPIDQEGTYLLPEAQSDRFMLKCTITYPDFEDERKIMQMVATSHQPQIKPVITLQNVVEAKELINQIYVDEKIEKYILDMVFATRFPEKYGLAELKNYISFGASPRASINLAIAARAFAFLKNRAFVIPEDVKEIAKDVLRHRIGLSFEAEAEEITADEIINKILGKIQAP
- a CDS encoding DinB family protein — translated: MNYHFQAHRQVRKNLLEILQQNSLQDLLLIPDGFNNNMYWNIAHTVATQQLLCYYLSGNPFRIDKYWIETYKKGTLPNLNVQQSEVDDLCFLLTETSKILMKDYDADFFSDYTPYTTSFGLDLKNIQDAIIFNNMHESLHYGYAMAQKRAILGEKF
- the rlmB gene encoding 23S rRNA (guanosine(2251)-2'-O)-methyltransferase RlmB, which encodes MKDDFIFGLRPVIEAIEAGKTIDKIFLQNALQGPIYAELKALLSKHKIRPNYVPVEKLNRFTRKNHQGVVAFISDVPFEKIEDVLPQLFEEGKTPFLLILDRLTDVRNFGAICRTAECVGIHAVILPEKGAAPINSDAIKTSAGAIYSLKICKEKNLAHAVDFLQQSGVQVFAATEKAQKLVYEVDFTEPCALVMGNEETGISKEVLHHSDEKIKLPIEGRTQSLNVSVACGAILYEAVRQKLGK
- a CDS encoding GreA/GreB family elongation factor, translating into MQKNTVTKSDIRNYIREVIITKIEKLEKFIEFTLDASREIKKTPKYDSIREEMQEEIYQMQKQLASLNDLRRNLTKVLNTPTDKVQLGSVVFTNKARFYISVSLGEFFFEGDRFYAISEESPMAKIMFGKKQGDSFVLNNISQTIEEVM
- a CDS encoding nitroreductase family protein gives rise to the protein MEDSKPTKQEKAAILKGIIKSRRSVFPKNYSDEKIDDEILEEILESANFAPNHKRTKPVRLKVFRGEEKSKFGLKLAEIYKSTTRPEVFLEKKYIDITNKISKTDTLLAICVNFSGLVPEWEEIASAAMSVQNMYLTCTVYGIGCYWSTPGMIVHLGDFLGLEENQRCIGLFYMGKVKEDQSS